A genomic region of Raphanus sativus cultivar WK10039 chromosome 6, ASM80110v3, whole genome shotgun sequence contains the following coding sequences:
- the LOC108808425 gene encoding uncharacterized protein LOC108808425, protein MKRRYSFEASLAFPTPQLLKRYFKPSDVIEEAYERVIVDGLYYDIPLGLYIIRGENVVLIGELMSKINNLDFAALNLSRDNYLQWALDAKIILKSKGLENGDDQRLCMIGGISGSSKSMDKYNSALFKIVLKLKMCGENVTYKDMIEKTFSTFHTSNVLLQQQYREKGFTTYANLISCLLLAEKNNELLMRNSEIRPPGSAPPLEAHTATEAKKEANHVQSNGQHGRGRGKWHGRGRGRGSFGHGRGNQHGQDRSQGHSFGRGHG, encoded by the exons AGCGACGCTATAGCTTTGAGGCGAGCTTGGCCTTCCCAACGCCTCAACTCTTGAAGCGCTATTTCAAACCAAGTGATGTTATAGAAGAAGCTTATGAAAGAGTCATCGTGGATGGTCTCTATTATGATATTCCCTTAGGTCTTTACATAATCCGTGGAGAGAATGTTGTTTTGATTGGTGAACTG atgtcgaaaatcaacaACTTGGATTTTGCTGCTCTAAATCTCTCTAGAGATAATTACTTGCAATGGGCACTTGATGCTAAGATCATCCTGAAATCCAAGGGACTCG AGAACGGTGATGACCAAAGGCTTTGTATGATTGGAGGAATCTCAGGATCCAGTAAGTCCATGGACAAGTATAACTCGGCACTGTTTAAGATtgttttgaaattgaaaatgtGTGGTGAGAATGTAACATATAAGGATATGATTGAGAAAACCTTTTCCACCTTCCACACAAGCAATGTACTGTTACAACAACAGTACCGTGAGAAGGGCTTCACGACTTATGCTAATCTTATTTCTTGTCTATTGCTCGCTGAGAAAAACAATGAATTGTTGATGAGAAACAGTGAAATAAGACCTCCTGGATCAGCCCCACCACTTGAAGCACACACGGCCACAGAGGCCAAGAAGGAAGCAAATCACGTACAATCTAATGGCCAACACGGCCGTGGTCGTGGAAAATGGCATGGACGTGGCCGTGGTCGAGGTTCATTTGGCCACGGGCGAGGAAACCAACATGGTCAAGACCGTAGCCAAGGACACTCGTTTGGACGAGGTCATGGTTGA